A window of Triplophysa dalaica isolate WHDGS20190420 chromosome 12, ASM1584641v1, whole genome shotgun sequence genomic DNA:
CGTTCTCTTTTATTCCTCCCGTGAAAAAATATGACAGATCAGTTTCTGGCTCCTCGGCTAGCACGGCTTCATTTGTGCCGGGCTGACTCCAGGGGCCCGCTGCCCGCCTTCTCCACTCTCTCATCATCTAATGGTTCTTCCAGTGATTACTGAGACATAAGTGCTCCGTCTGTCTTGAAGATCAATCATGCACGGAATCTATAAAGATGGCCCCACCACAGAGCTCCAAATGTAATCACATCTAAAGGAGAGGACACCGCCTGATCTGGCAGCCGTCATTTGCTGTAAGCATGACTGACAACTTGCTTAGCAATGCGTCGGGTGCAGGCAACACAGTGTGTTATGATGAAAACAACTTCAGGTGTGTAGCAAAAGGACGCTCAATGTCATCTGTCATGCCATTTGGGTCTAGGTTGCAAACATGACATGGCTCGTCTTCACCAGCACTGTTTCTTAATATTTAACCCTGGAGTTATAGATTTTAGAATAACCAAACAAACCATTTGGGGTCAAAGTGTCCCACCTAAAAAACAGCACAGCAACACAATGTCACGAAACTCAATGACCACTTCTTGTTAGACTACTTCTCTGAGTCGTCCTACACATGGCTCATAAAAAAGCTCTCAATGAGCGAAGTCTTCTGCAATGCCAACTCGATCTTACAGCTTTTTATAGCAACAGACCCTCACTCGCCGGAAGAAATGTTACAACGAAAGGTTACCAGTCTTGAAACACAACAGTCCTTGCGTCGATCCGCATGTTGAAGAATTAATGATGAAGAATTGACACGGACACACGAAGCGAACAAGGAACTGTCGGCTATTCGTAAAACAGACTCGAGATCGGACAATAATGCGGTTAGATCCACAAATTAAACCCTTTACCTTCTCGGTCGGTGTCTCAACAGCGCACGAAACGATAAACTGAGATGTTTTGGCAACGCTCGCTTCGTCCCAGCGCGGATGTGAAGCGTCCACACAGTGAAAATGTGATCTTCGGGTCGTTGTACCTCAAAAATTAATCCCGAATACGATCGAGAGGAGACTTGGTCCGAAATGCCCCGAGTTTGAACAAAATCCCGAGTCTGGTTTCGCGGGAATGGCGAATCGCTAATTTGATACGCTCAGGTCGGCCTGATCGCTAGAAATTATAGTGTAAATTGGCGGAGGATCGAGAACACTCAGTCCGAATGATGAGCGCTGAGCTTCGGCTGATAGAATGCGCTTAGCGCCGCTACTCGGTCTATAACGGAGACTGGACAGCCCCGCCCACTTTAGCAACCCGGAAGAGAACGTCAATACACTGGCCTCGACTTTACTGTTACTGCTTTATACAGATAAAATAGACAGAGATTGCGTTGGCGGGGCAATGTTATgatcaataaataaactgtatctCCAGTTATGGTTTAGGAGAAAAGTGTCAGAGATCGTTGTGACAGCGAGTGAGTTCATTTGTTATTAACAgttgggcaattccgtgaaaatctCAACCTTACCATTGAAAAAAAAGGGTTTTACCAACGggttttactatggtaacaaaacagatattaacatttggtgTTTGAAATACCCATTTGAGatctctctttaaatttgaaaagcatttgttttatttttagtgcatgatttttcatagtcagggaagagccattttcaggattgtcacatcaaTAACGCTACATATATGTcgtaaatggacacatgaaattaatatacagtaactattttatgttctttaaaGAGACACCCCTTCTTCAtgcattgggtattattgcttcaggattgtgcgtttaattttaaagaaatcctacaaagtttatcgtctttTCAAAAACcgttttttgtcacatccataacgcatgtttatatctcttattttaaatagatttttttttcatagacttacttttatttatgtttagactgtatcaacaagggtttagtaaaatataaacagatggtttaaaatatttgtaacaaattcattctctgagcttTTTTATGTCACttccataatgcaaaatgtcacatccataacgttggaattgcccagttaatgaatgtaaaattaaatatcCTGTTGGCCTACTCAATAAATCTTAACATAAAccttataataacattttactttagtGATTTCTTACGGAGATAGTGTTTTTATATAAGCTGTTATAAATTTATAGACTAATGATAAGTTCCCACTGTAATGAAAGGCTTTAAGAACAATAAGCTTTTGCACTGTTATGTTTACCTAGTGATGCTTATAATTTTACACTCAATGTCAGCTATTGCCCTACCCAAGTTTTCCTAAAGACTGCACTGTTGTGACTGCTCTGTAATGTTGACATCCTGTATTGTGAAATATGGGATTATTTTTGCACTTTGGAAaatacacagcacacacacgtcCTGTTTTGAAAAAGTGTTCTTgtcagcttttaaaaaaatcagagaatgaattatgtttattatgttatgtaataaacttacattatatttacttttCTATATTCAACtatgaatgtattttaattgttaatgtgttttacaaaaaacgaatgcataataaataaggaaaaaaacatttagtaatAACATATTGTTAGTTGAATAGCACCTCACCTCAATGTTCAAACAGCATGTGTTTGACAGAGATTTGCTTAtgttttagtaaaatatttttaatattgaatAGAACAAAACATCATCAGGTCACACCACTGTCTCTTGTCTTCCGAAGTACTACACAACCATACACAAAATAACTTGAGAAAAGCCCAATATTTAATTTCTTCCTGTTTAAGTGTGAATCTTAAAATATTCATGGTTGTTTGCTATTTAACTCGGaatatttattcatgtattgTATGAGCTGGCCACTTGAAACGACATTGCCGTCATGATGAAATATGAATGAGATGTCAAGTGTGTCTTTGCCTGCCTCCTTTCTCAGCCTTGTAACCCAGCCATAGAACCGCCAAAACACTACAGCAAGAGCAAATTGAGGTGAACCAGACAGCTGTTTTCAGTTCAACAGCCAAGAAAGGATGCAGACCCCACACTATAACAGGAAGGAGGATCTGTATCCATTCTTATCAGCTACCGCCAAATCTCTGTTGTTTTCCTAAAGCAAAAAACAGGAGTGTGTGCGCGCAATAATAGtgataaataattatcaaaccgGAACAAACTATGGATATACTTTATTCACTGATGAAAGGGAATGCTCTTCTTTAAGATGTAGATTTGGGTCCTATTGTATCTGAAAACTGTATTGCACATTTAGTTAGTATGCCAACAATAGTTTTGTACAATTCACACAGGTTCAAGTACTTTAAATGCCTCAACTTTTGTCAGTCAATGATATTAATCATCGTGAATCCCTGAAAACCAATGacagtgtttatgtttatttattctccTAGTCAGGTCAAGAATAATTTTCCTGGATGAAGTATTTATAATAATctgtaataatgaataatacaataaaCCTACTGCATCTTAtgattgtattaaaatgtatttaaaagtttcaccttgtgtgtatatactgtagttAATTTGAGGTCATAAAAGTACTGGCAATTTTGAATAGACTCAAGGACATCATATTCTGCAGAACATGCAGCCTCCTTGACATTGTGCTGATTTTTTCATTctcatatttttctcttttcatctcTGAGTTCCATAACATGTAGAGAGATCTACATGAAAGAGAAAAGTGAACTCTGATGTTGACATTTAAGACTGCAGAAAAGGTGAAATGACACGTAATGCCACTCAAAGAAAGGACAAGAACATAGAGATTAAAATGAAGGAGACTAACTTTGATGTGTCCTGCTGCCTCTGTGGGTATAATAAAATAGACATGTTTAAATAGACATgttaattacattacattacatagaAACATATTAAAGCTGGTATCGGTCTGTTTGAAAAGCTGAAATCAAAACTAAGATGTAAGTTCAAAACAGCGGTGCTGACGTAGTGTACTCCAAATGTCTGAAACTCGGAAACGCTTCAGATGCATTTTTATTATCGTATTTATAAACGatataataaaaatcatatttacaaCGTTATTTACATGTGGACTTTCCTTGTCCTACCGGCAGAGGGAACCATCGAATCCGAAGAAGACCCAGCACAGGGGAACCCGAATACAGCACGCGTGCCTTTTTACCACTTCCGGGTGAACGTAGTGTTATGGTTAGCTCGTGGCTAACGTACTCTCAACATCTGCAAGTTGTTACAGTTCCGCTTATGTTCTTTGTTTAACACACTTTTAAGACAAATGTCTGCGCCCTCCGCACCGGGTACGTTGAATATCAGGGATTTAAATTCACCGACCGTCTCAACAAGTAAAGCTCCAACTTCAGCGGCGTTAATCGCACAGGCCCGTGTCAAGAAACGAGCAGTTAGCCCCGCGACACCCACAGCCTCCCAACTAAATAacaacagcaaaaaaagaaaaacacagccATCTGCGTCAACGACACAAGCTCAGGTAAAGAAATGACACCTTTATTGATGTAGAGAATTTATGGATTCTAGATGTAACGTTATATCGTGGTTTACTTAAGAAAGTATAGACTGTGGTCAGATAAGCCACTTTACTGTTTGCATTCTCACAATATTTGGTAATGAATCCGTTTTAATGATGGATTTCCCTGTTTGTTCAGGTCGTTCCTGTGGAGGAAACTACCGAAGGCAGCAAATCAGTAGTTGATACCGAATCTACTATTAAGGCTCTTCCTTTTAAAAACCCCAATTTCGTGGTAAGATGGTTGTTGCAAGTTAGcttaacttttttaaagtttattttataaaatcagTTACTTTTAGTTGGAATGCGTAAAAAGTTTGCAATGTTGAGGTTTTATTATGATGTACTTATACTGTTTACATATAATTTGGAATGAGAGGAAAATTGTAAATAGGGGCTGGTTGCAGCCGATGGGGCGAGTGGAGCTCCACTCAAAAGCGGAAGTACGTCACCTCCACTCGAAGCCCCCGCGGATATTCGAATTCGCAAGGGAGTCATTTATGAACCGGCGCTGTTTTAATGGCAATAAATACttgtattaatgtattaatgcttcaaaatcattgtttaaatgttattaaatacctttaatgttaataaataaatacagacattGCTTccaggtttgtttttaaaaagtaaacattataatagttaGCATTGCACAGTAaatgaaacatcaaataaattatttttataaaaatgcaaaatgtgagCACAAATAATTTGGgaatttaacaaaacaacatacaaaacatgcgcagtaaaatattgaataatttccacaaattaagttaAGTAAAAAAACGAGCAATATTGACAAAACAGATCAACTGAAACTAACACACACGTCCATCATCACagtgaaatttgttttaatggcgGGTCGCAACCAACATATTTAagttatgtatttggcagacgcttttattcaaagcgacttatattgcaatatcctataaaataatacataggtatgtgcaatgccctgggatcgaacccacaaccttgcgttgttaacacaatgctcttaccactgagctacaggttTAGGTGTATATCGCTACCAACGGTAACCGGGTGTGTAACATcacttcaaaaaatatataaatccatCGTTTATTCATCCTTTTTGCATTATTACACGGAAGCCATAAGCGTTGTGCATGCATTGCACATTAAGACAGCATCAGTCTGCAAGTAGTGTAGGGATGTTGAGTTAAAACTACCTGAGTTAAAGTTCGAACTTCGGAGAGCATAGCGACACTCTTTTGCCACTTGTTTATTATTGAGTGGAGGTGACGTATTTCTTGTTCGAGAGTGGAGCTCCACTCGCCCCATCGGCAGCAGACAGACCCCTCTCAAAATAGTTGGAATTgctttcacatactgtattgtTCCTCTCTCACTAGCACTCGGCTATTGGTGGCGCAGCAGCAGGAAAGAAGAATCGAACTTGGAAGAATCTGAAGCAGATTCTGGCAGCAGAGAAAGCTCTTCCCTGGAAAGCTACTGATCCTAACTGTGAGTCTGatttaatatatgtaaaaaaGGATGTATTTTAGTGATTCAGCCCAAACAATATTAAAACTAAGAAGAACATTTGCCAAAAAATTACAAAGATGTTGCGGTGGGGCATTGTTATATCTTGTTATGTGCTTGAcacaattatattataaaatatttattacttATATATTTTGACTTCATTTAGACTGTACCATAGATGCACCTCCTTCTATGAAACCATCTAAAAAGTACTCAGACATATCTGGTCTGCCGGTGAGTCTGTGAAATCTGTTGTAAAACGTTTACTAATAGTGTCAAAACAATCAAATCCTAATGGTTTTTCATCTTTGTGTCTCAGGCAAACTACACTGACCCTCAGACCAAACTGTGCTTTGCATCGACAGAGGAGTTTTCCTACATCCGGCAATTACCCACAGACGTAGTAACCGGATACCTGGCTCTCCGCAAAGCAACCTGCATTGTGCCTTGAGACAGAATGTCTTCCACACACACTGACTCTTGGATACTACAGGATATGAAGGATCCACAGACTCAGATCAGACGCTAATCCAATTGATCAGAGTGTGATCTTCTAAATATTTGTGCTTATCTTGTGGGTTGAAACTGATTGTTGTCCTTAATATAAGAAGGATTATCCCTCTTTCTAAGTTCTGGACTTTCATTTGACTCCTACTTTTCTttcaattatgttttaatacacaaaaatatggaCTGAATTCACCTTTTTACTATACTGTAAACATTAACTCCAAACCAAATCCTTTCTAAGAATACAGtatgtctaaaaataaaaagatggtTTAAAAGACATTTGTCTAAAAGTGTTCTAAAACTAGAAGATTGTTATggttgaatgtttttaattgtgGGTTGGTCATGAGAGCTGGTTTGCGCATGGGAAGTTGTTTAAAGGAAAgtaatgtttgaaaaataattattacacTATATATGCCCAGTAAACGACTGTCTGcaacttttttctttatatcaCCTCTAAAACTTAATATTATCTCTGAAACATAATTTCAAcctaaaatgattttaacataACAGTGAACAACAACCATTAAAAAAGGGGTTTCGTATAGCACCATCTGGAGGCTCAAGGAGGGACTGAGTACAATGTTGAATACAAATGACTGTATTAATAGTGTGCTTTTGATATTTGCCCACCTTCAGCAAAACTCCAGAAGCCCATATGTATACCACGACagcttttttgtatttaacaatctcaattgttttctacataaatggCTGTTTTCTTGATCTAACCCATTTTAAAACCACACATCATATTATGAGTGACTAATTGAGcgctacatttattttttatctctaAAATTTGACTCTGTAGTCCAATTTAGGCCCCAGCGAGGATTGAACTCGCGACCCCTGGTTTACAAGACCagtgctctaaccactgagctatgGAGCCATACCTGTTGTTTGAGCCTTCGGTTTTACTATATGAAAGGCAGTCACACATTGTTTCACTTTTGAAGAGGTGTGCCTCATGTTTACCTGCAGCTTCAGGACACATCTGTCATTCAATTGTTTAAGCAATGACAGGCAGATGAATTATCTGTAATGCATGACAGCCTAGTCATTGTGCAGAACATCATCTGAATTGACATTGAAATAGTTCAGTGATCAGTATAGAGGTCATAGCTATCCTTTATCAGGAATAAAGCACagccattataattttattgtgttaaagcGATATTTCAGAGACAAAacaaatttccccatgtttactcaccctcaaggcatcctgactgattatgactttcttctcaaAGAATGATGCCGTCtgagttataataccacatatAATTTTCATCTATCAAAGAATTGCTTGACACGGCTAGATGTTCTTATTTCcgtcatttgccggaaaaacaagcctcaagTTCATGTGCAGCCAAGGGATAACGAAAATTAGACATTACTGTTAATAGCGCACTCAAtgtggatatttctcttaaaaaaaCGCACaatcagaagacctttgttaagaccacggcGCCAtctcgagcagttctttgatgcATATATGCACTTCTAGGAGCTTAAAAAAATtgcccccattcactcccattctacctaTATGAAGGAATTTCAtgatatttctttgtttttgatcATTATTCAGTATGTATTACtcttttttatgaaaacatttgtatgaGATTCAGAAAAGTACCCTGCACAGCTGTGATTTTAATGTTTAGTAGTGTTTATAAAATCCAGCCAATTTCTGGCCCCGTTACTCTGACTACAATATTTTATGCTAAGCAAGGCCACAGTTAAAGACGAGAGAAAGGGGTGAAGAAAGGGGAAACATTACCAGAAACTTAAGAAATAAGGGTGGCAGATGAAAGGGGATGGGccaaaaaataaagagataacAGCGAATGACCTGATTGGGACGAAGTTAGGAACACCTCTTGAAGATTGGGTATAACTGTTGATGCAAAGCATCTTCTAAGCATCTAACTTTATTGACTCGAGCAATAAAGTTTTAACCTTTTACCACCTGGAACCTTTGTCTGCAAGATACTTTTTGCAATGAGAAGACTGATTGGCCACAACACCGCTTGAGGGAAAAATGATACATGGTATTAGagctccgactgcattattcttcaagaagaaagtcacattCAGTAAGGATGCCTTGAGGGCGAGAAAAACATGGAGAACTTTTGTTTTTCCTCTGAAATATGCCTTTAAGATCCAACATCATTTATGTGTTGACTACAGCGTCATCAGCAGCGGACACACACTTCCCATCAGTTCTCTTCTATTATACTGCTAGCAATGCACACTTTTtaacataattgttttaaagcaaaacCAATCTCATCAAGGCCCCAGCGAGGATTGAACTCGCGACCCCTGGTTTACAAGACCagtgctctaaccactgagctatgGAGCCTAACCTGACAACCATCTGATATGTAAGTTAGATAAAGGATTGTTTGCAAAAACAGTCACACCTACACTATTGGCAGATGGCCCATGGCGTCACAGTTGTTTCAGTGGTGTGACACAAATGTCAATAGCAAGGTGGCTTCAATAATaatctttaaagggacagtatcCCCAAAATGTACAGCTTTGGCACAACTTTGAGGTTGAGTTAATGAAGAATTGTAATATTTgagtgaactctccctttaattCCATGAATATGTGTGTATGGAAATGTCACAGCTATAGGGTGAattcagcaaaaaataaaatattgtctgTTTTTAAAGCTTATAACTTGAGAGTAATACAGTCGcagaaaaatgaagagaccattccaaattttcatttcaaattagcattttttagATGCATTGTTGCTagtgaatttcaataaaatcaaacaacaaTGTGAAAGGTGGACTGgatgacaagacgcatgaaaactgtgataaaaatccaagGTTATCACGTAATTTTTTTCTATCCCAAGTAcctatacaaatattactgttggaCTACTTTCAAGTGAATATCAACTTGTCTTctttgagatctgaaaaaatacagagcacgTATTCTATTATTTCGACCcgtttttccaaatattttatttgaaatttggttaataatattgttattagtacacagaatgaaacaaaaatgaaatggaGTTAATTATTTCTATATCTATATTTAATTTGGGACACCCCTTTTTCTACGACTTTTGAAGACGGTATCTCTTTGGCATATATCTGCTAAGATGGGCATTGCACGACAAAGAAATCACTTTAAACTGATATAGTACCACTGTggataactttttatttatttttcatggaAATATGACTGAGCAATCATGCTCTAACCTTAATCGCCTACTATAGCTGGTGAAAATGAAATAGTTTTCATAACaatacacatttaatttttacacaaacatacatcatGGTACCAACTACAGTAAATTTAAATCAACCAGCACCACAGGCCAGTTTACTGTGTGATCCAACAGAGACCAGTTTAatataattgtgatttttccACTTTTACAACCACCTTAACTGGTAAAATCTTTAGAGCATGGACATCAGAACTATAAAAGAATGGAAACACTCTCTCTGTAGGGGGGGTTGTCAACATGTATAGACATCTGTTAGTCACAGGATCATAGAATGACACTCTTCTTCTGTCACACTCCAGCTGCACTCTTACCCTCTGAAGCTTCTTCTCAACTGTTAAGGGAGTGTTGGGACTCTCTGGACATTGTGCGAAATATTTACTTTCCCTATGCCACAAACACCagacattatttttaaaaaaatctctcgTCCTTGGGTTTGATGATGTGGTTATTCCAATAATCCAGTTGAAATTGTCCCCAGTCTCCACATCCCAGCAGTGTGTTCCTGAGTTAAAACCTTCTGAAGCCAGGACACAGGTATACTTCAATCTCTCAGGATTTTTAGGAAGTAGTTGTTGGTTCCTGATGCATCTCAGACTTGTCAAATCATCAGAAAGGATAATATAGGAATTTGCAGTGTTGGGGTCCAGAATCACGGGGGCTGATAAAAGAACAACAGCAAGTTTTTATTTCACGTTAATTTAACTTTCAACCCTACATAACTTATATAGTACTGGTTTGCTAACGTCCAAAATAAgtgacaaaaaaatcaatgaaactCACTGTGTTGGACATGTTGCTGCATCTTTTCCCAGACTCTGAATGCCAGGTTGCCTTGGTAATCTGCCACATTTATCAATGCTCCATAAACCATCTCTGAGTAAGGAGGTGAGATCTTCACTctgaaatacatttaacaatCAATAACTCAAACTGTATTACGCTCACGCCCTGTATTATCCTCTCGCCCAGTTGGTTGTTTTagaagcaaaaatgtaattGGTTTAAGCCCCAGGGAACACACAACCTGTTGTTTtgcataaaagtgtctgccaaatgcataaaaactagggctgtcaacaTTTACGCATTAACGCATGCGATAAAATTTTCAGATTAATGCgtcaaaaatatttaacaccATTAacacaacatacattttttctgtcattgtttagcgttacattatatatttttttcatataaagGCCTTTAAACGATTTAGGTGCAATTTGAAATGGTTGTATTGACACGTCCAGTATAGACCCGTTTACAGCCGACGTCACGATTACGTCACGCATTAGGCAAAATAAAAGGATAACTGGAGGTGcccaatacaaaccagcacataTTCGCCTAcataaggagtttaaaatatcatcttgttgtgtCGTTTAGCTTCAAAAATCGACAGAATACGGtctccaatttgatattttaacacatact
This region includes:
- the ino80c gene encoding INO80 complex subunit C, with the translated sequence MSAPSAPGTLNIRDLNSPTVSTSKAPTSAALIAQARVKKRAVSPATPTASQLNNNSKKRKTQPSASTTQAQVVPVEETTEGSKSVVDTESTIKALPFKNPNFVHSAIGGAAAGKKNRTWKNLKQILAAEKALPWKATDPNYCTIDAPPSMKPSKKYSDISGLPANYTDPQTKLCFASTEEFSYIRQLPTDVVTGYLALRKATCIVP